The genomic region TCACGCGCCGTTCCTGTCCGGCAGATCGCCAGAACTGAGACATCTAGTCATTCTCGCAGCCGCGGAGGAAACTTCGATTGAGGAATGCCTTCGACGACGACCTTCGTCGCTGCTGGCAGAAATATCCAAGGATCACAGAAGTGAGGACCGTAAGAGTCGCTGCCGCCCAGACCTTTGAATACCGGGAAAACATCGATGCAGCCCTGAAATGCATGGCAGACGCGGCCGCTCGTGCTGAACCCGAGGGTGCCTTGTTGCTATGCTTGCCGGAGGGCTTCCTTCAGGGTATCTAACCGACGAACCCATGGCACGGCGAGCCCGGTCGATGGCCGCGTCCAGGATTGCGACTTTGCTGAAGCAGCACGGCCTCATCGTTTAGGCTGCTTTCGTTCCCACAGCTACCTTTCCGGTAGCCCTGCCTTGACCAAGTCGCTCACTTGTCGATCCAGGACCTTTTCCTCGACGAAAGTAATTGCCCTCCATTTTTTGGCGGTCCAGCTCGGATCGAGTTCGAGCGCCGTGGTTATGTTATTTTTGGCTTCATCAAGGTTTCCGAGGTTTACGGCGTTGATTGCCTTGACGAGTGGGATGGCAGCGAACGAATTGCTTAGTTCCTTCATCACCTTGAGCGATTCTTCATACCGTTCCCCTGACATCAACGCCCATCCTTGCAGATACGAATAGAACTCTTTGTTGGCTGGGTCGTTGCGCATCCCAAAATTCGTCCAAGCAATCGCGCTTTCGGTATCGCCCGCTCCAATCGCCGCGTCGACCAACACCGCTCGCATGAAGGCGTCATTCGGTGCCAAAGCGATTGCCGCTTCCGCCTCTCTCATGGCGTTCCTGAAATCACGCTCCACAAGACTGGCGTACGCGAGCAGCCAGTGCCCCAATTTCCGCTCCAGCGGCGAGAGATTGTCACTGGCCATCCCTTGCCGCCCCAGCTCCGGCACCTTTCCTAGGTCATCGTGCGGGTCTTGTGACCAGCCGTTGACGCCGCGTACATAAGAAATGAAACCCATATTGAATTTCAGGAGCGCAGATTCCGGGAACTTTGCCATTCCCTCGGCCGTCGTCCGAGAGGCTTCCTCAGTAGTTTCGGGCGTGTACTGCAAGAGCTTGTCGTGCCCCCTGAGGTAATAGTCATACTCCTCAAGGCTAGCAGCGTTCTTGCTCCACGCCTCACCGTACCATGAGCGCTTTATCTGCCCGGTTTCGCTGGCGAGCGCCCCAACGATCTTTTCTGTCACGGCGTCCTGGAGTGCCATCGGGTTGTCGCCGGACTGGTCGAACCGTTCCGCCCAGACATGAGCGCCAGTTTTGGTATTGATCAGCTGGGCCACGATACGGACCCGGTCAGCTTCCTTCCGCACGCTTCCCTCAAGCACGTAGGAAACGTTGAGGTCCTTGCCGATCTGACGGACGTCGGTGGGCTTGCCCTTGTAAGTGAACGAGGAGTTCCTTGCGATGACGGAGAGGTCGGGCGAACGCGCCAGCCCGGCGATGATGTCCTCGCTGACCCCGTCGCTGAAATAATCAAGTTTCGGGTCGTCGCTCATATTGTCAAACGCCAGAACGGCGATGGAGGGAACGCCCGTCGCCGCCGGAGTGGCAAAAAGGTCGAAATAGAGCCAACCTCCTCCGGCGAACGCGAGGAGAGCGACCGCCGCTGCGGCAGCCCAAGGCATATAAGGTTTCCCACGGCGGCGTCGGCTCCGGATTTTTGGGACGCCCAGGAGCTTGATGCGATAGACGGGCACGGGCTCGTCCATGTTCTTCATCAAGTGCTCGCCCATGGGCTCAAAGCCGAAGGAGAGTTTCTTCTCCACCTCCTTGGCAACCTTGCCAGAGACGTAGACGCCGCCGGGCTCGGCCATCTGTTCGAGGCGAGCGGCTATGTTGACGCCCTCGCCGTAGAAATCATCACCTTCGACGATCACCTCGCCAAGATTCACGCCGATGCGGACGTTGATGCCTTCCTCCTCCGGAAAGGACGCATTGCGTTCGGCAAGGCCGCGCTGCAGGGCAACTGCGCATTCGACCGCGTCCACAACGCTGGCGAATTCAGCCAGCAATCCGTCGCCCATCAGCTTGAAGATGCGGCCGTGGTGGCGGGCGATCTCAGGTTCAAACAGTTCCTTGCGCCCGGCTCGAAGACGCTCGAAAGTGCCCTCTTCGTCCTGCTCCATGAGAGTGGAGTAGCCAACGACATCA from Sinorhizobium garamanticum harbors:
- a CDS encoding adenylate/guanylate cyclase domain-containing protein; amino-acid sequence: MDRKLAAILAADVVGYSTLMEQDEEGTFERLRAGRKELFEPEIARHHGRIFKLMGDGLLAEFASVVDAVECAVALQRGLAERNASFPEEEGINVRIGVNLGEVIVEGDDFYGEGVNIAARLEQMAEPGGVYVSGKVAKEVEKKLSFGFEPMGEHLMKNMDEPVPVYRIKLLGVPKIRSRRRRGKPYMPWAAAAAVALLAFAGGGWLYFDLFATPAATGVPSIAVLAFDNMSDDPKLDYFSDGVSEDIIAGLARSPDLSVIARNSSFTYKGKPTDVRQIGKDLNVSYVLEGSVRKEADRVRIVAQLINTKTGAHVWAERFDQSGDNPMALQDAVTEKIVGALASETGQIKRSWYGEAWSKNAASLEEYDYYLRGHDKLLQYTPETTEEASRTTAEGMAKFPESALLKFNMGFISYVRGVNGWSQDPHDDLGKVPELGRQGMASDNLSPLERKLGHWLLAYASLVERDFRNAMREAEAAIALAPNDAFMRAVLVDAAIGAGDTESAIAWTNFGMRNDPANKEFYSYLQGWALMSGERYEESLKVMKELSNSFAAIPLVKAINAVNLGNLDEAKNNITTALELDPSWTAKKWRAITFVEEKVLDRQVSDLVKAGLPER